One Miscanthus floridulus cultivar M001 chromosome 11, ASM1932011v1, whole genome shotgun sequence DNA window includes the following coding sequences:
- the LOC136493303 gene encoding large ribosomal subunit protein eL14z-like, whose product MPFKRFVEIGRVALVNYGKEYGRLVVIVDVVDQNRALVDAPDMVRCQMNFKRLSLTDIKIDIKRVPKKTTLIKAMEEADVKSKWENSSWGKKLIVQKRRASLNDFDRFKVMLAKIKRGGAIRQELAKLKKVAAAA is encoded by the exons ATG CCGTTCAAGAGGTTCGTGGAGATCGGGCGAGTGGCCCTTGTGAACTACGGCAAGGAGTATGGCCGCCTCGTCGTCATCGTCGACGTCGTCGACCAGAACAGG GCCCTTGTGGATGCCCCCGACATGGTCCGTTGCCAAATGAACTTCAAGCGGCTTTCCCTGACTGACATCAAAATTGACATTAAACGTGTCCCAAAGAAGACTACATTGATTAAGGCAATGGAGGAAGCTG ATGTGAAAAGCAAGTGGGAGAATAGCTCATGGGGCAAGAAGCTGATTGTCCAGAAGAGGAGAGCATCGCTCAATGACTTTGACAGGTTCAAGGTCATGTTGGCGAAGATCAAG AGGGGTGGTGCCATCAGGCAAGAGCTTGCTAAGCTTAAAAAGGTGGCTGCTGCTGCTTAG